AAGACGGCCTGCGGGTGCGGATCGCGCCCCTGCAGTAGCGCGCAATCACGACGGCTCACCCCTCGCCGTGATCGAACGCCTTGCGCAGCGCGACGTAGCCCTGCTGTTGCTGCGTCCAGTTGCGGCCGCCGGTGATGCCGCCGTCGATCACCAGGTCGTGGCCGTTGATGAAGCCCGACTCGTCGCTGGCGAGAAACACCGCGGCGTGCGCGATGTCTTCGGGTAGTCCTGCACGCTGGATCGGCTGCGCGGTCTTGTAGATTTCGCGCATCGTCGCCGAGGTTTTCTCCGCGGCCTCGGTGGTCAGGCCGAGCGCCTTGCCGAAGATGCCGGTCGCGATCGCACCGGGCGAGATCGAATTGACCCGGACGCCGGACTCGCCGAGCTCCATCGCGACGCATTTTGTGAGATGGATCACCGCCGCCTTGGCGGCGCCGTACACCAGCGATGACGAGAAGCCGGCGAGCCGGCCGGCGATGCTGCCGTTGTTGATGATCGAGCCCGAGCCCTGTTTCTT
The DNA window shown above is from Rhodopseudomonas palustris HaA2 and carries:
- a CDS encoding SDR family NAD(P)-dependent oxidoreductase, with product MGRLNGKVAVITGATSGIGLRTAEVFVAEGAHVVIAGRRAPEGEALAAKLGPSCIFRQTDVTAEDQMKALIGQAIDSFGRIDCLFNNAGGPAQTGGIEGLEADRFDAAMATLVRSVMLGMKHAAPHMKKQGSGSIINNGSIAGRLAGFSSSLVYGAAKAAVIHLTKCVAMELGESGVRVNSISPGAIATGIFGKALGLTTEAAEKTSATMREIYKTAQPIQRAGLPEDIAHAAVFLASDESGFINGHDLVIDGGITGGRNWTQQQQGYVALRKAFDHGEG